Proteins encoded in a region of the Nocardia asteroides genome:
- a CDS encoding chorismate mutase has translation MRRVGLTLLAAALLMWPASAGAAPADRSLDRLVALVVERLDTADAVAAAKWMAAGERGIEPTIDDPAREAEVYDAMARLGNGRYLPENWVRQVFFGQIEASKTVQRGLILRWRFDPAAAPTAPAGLASVRPIIDRVNVEILDELTARRAELVAPDCPERLARSVFGVFTTGRGDALHRAALVRASASLCPV, from the coding sequence GTGCGCAGAGTCGGGTTGACGTTGCTGGCCGCGGCGTTGCTGATGTGGCCGGCTAGCGCAGGGGCCGCCCCGGCCGACCGGTCACTGGACCGGCTGGTCGCCTTGGTGGTCGAGCGCTTGGACACCGCCGACGCGGTGGCCGCGGCGAAGTGGATGGCCGCCGGTGAGCGCGGCATCGAGCCGACCATCGATGATCCGGCCAGAGAAGCGGAGGTCTACGACGCGATGGCCCGGCTCGGCAACGGTCGCTATCTGCCGGAGAATTGGGTGCGGCAGGTGTTCTTCGGACAGATCGAAGCCAGTAAGACGGTGCAGCGCGGATTGATACTGCGGTGGCGTTTCGACCCCGCCGCCGCGCCCACCGCACCGGCAGGCCTCGCGTCGGTGCGCCCGATCATCGACCGGGTGAACGTCGAGATCCTCGACGAGTTGACCGCGCGCCGGGCCGAACTGGTCGCGCCGGACTGCCCGGAGCGATTGGCCCGCAGCGTCTTCGGTGTGTTCACCACCGGCCGCGGCGACGCCCTGCACCGGGCGGCGCTGGTGCGGGCCTCCGCATCGCTCTGCCCCGTGTAG
- a CDS encoding HAMP domain-containing protein: MQHREATLAAAPWGSRLLGSAEESSGLRRVRIQLLLTVPTLLGNLTGMVVSIVLVGFVLPGPSVFSRDLLLLDVLAAPLYAACALLIGLWWGTTRGLRALRWATDPERVPTEEEQAATTAIPRRLVRDQALLWFGGLVLLTTLYGLAEPRLIPKVAFGIAISAIVVCANSYLIIEFALRPVTARVLEAAASGRRRGIGVFGRALVVWVVGSGVPVAGMMVLAVSALVMDDVTKARLAVCVLSLGGATLVFGLLLMTQTLAATVAPILGVRRAMRQVEDGDLDVALAVYDGTELGELQSGFNHMVEGLREREQIRDLFGRHVGREVAAAALAGDPTLGGVETDAAALFIDIVGSTTMAATIPAPEMVALLNRFFGIVVDEVERHGGLINKFEGDAALAVFGTPTPLSDAAGAALAAARAIRARLDTTAGDFAAAVGVAAGRVVAGNVGAHQRYEFTVIGDAVNEAARLCELAKHQGLLLASGATVEAAAGPEAGRWQLGESVTLRGRLAPTRLARPLPGPPLQTEYAPDSGTRSADGS; the protein is encoded by the coding sequence ATGCAACACAGGGAGGCGACGCTCGCCGCGGCGCCATGGGGGTCGCGACTGCTCGGGTCCGCTGAGGAGTCCTCGGGGCTGCGACGGGTCCGCATCCAGCTGTTGCTCACCGTCCCCACTCTGCTGGGAAACCTGACGGGCATGGTCGTGTCGATCGTCCTGGTCGGTTTCGTACTGCCGGGGCCGTCGGTGTTCAGTCGCGACCTCCTACTGCTCGACGTGCTCGCCGCACCGCTGTACGCCGCCTGCGCGCTGTTGATCGGGCTCTGGTGGGGCACCACGCGCGGGCTGCGTGCGCTGCGGTGGGCCACCGACCCGGAGCGCGTGCCGACCGAGGAGGAGCAGGCCGCGACCACGGCGATACCGCGCAGGCTGGTACGCGATCAAGCGCTGCTGTGGTTCGGCGGACTCGTCCTGCTGACGACGCTGTACGGCCTGGCCGAGCCGCGGCTGATTCCGAAGGTCGCGTTCGGCATCGCGATCAGCGCCATCGTCGTCTGCGCGAACAGCTATCTGATCATCGAGTTCGCGTTGCGTCCCGTCACGGCCCGGGTGCTGGAAGCCGCGGCTTCCGGCCGACGCCGCGGCATCGGCGTCTTCGGACGCGCACTGGTGGTCTGGGTGGTCGGCTCGGGCGTTCCGGTGGCCGGGATGATGGTGCTCGCGGTCTCTGCGCTCGTGATGGACGACGTCACCAAAGCCCGGCTGGCGGTCTGTGTGCTGTCCCTGGGCGGAGCGACCTTGGTGTTCGGTCTGCTGCTGATGACGCAGACCCTGGCCGCGACGGTGGCCCCCATCCTCGGCGTGCGCCGGGCGATGCGTCAGGTCGAGGACGGCGATCTCGATGTCGCGCTGGCCGTCTACGACGGCACCGAACTGGGTGAGCTGCAGAGCGGTTTCAACCACATGGTGGAGGGGCTGCGCGAGCGAGAGCAGATCAGGGACCTGTTCGGCAGGCACGTCGGGAGGGAGGTCGCCGCGGCCGCGCTGGCGGGTGACCCGACCCTCGGCGGCGTGGAGACCGACGCGGCGGCCCTGTTCATCGACATCGTCGGCTCGACGACGATGGCCGCGACCATTCCGGCGCCGGAGATGGTCGCCCTTCTCAACCGGTTCTTCGGGATCGTGGTGGACGAAGTGGAACGTCACGGCGGGCTGATCAACAAGTTCGAAGGTGACGCCGCCCTCGCCGTGTTCGGCACGCCGACGCCGTTGTCCGACGCCGCGGGTGCGGCGCTGGCGGCCGCCCGCGCGATCCGGGCCCGGCTCGACACCACCGCAGGCGACTTCGCGGCCGCTGTCGGAGTGGCCGCGGGGCGAGTTGTCGCCGGCAATGTCGGCGCTCATCAACGCTACGAGTTCACCGTCATCGGCGACGCGGTGAACGAGGCCGCTCGCCTGTGTGAACTCGCCAAGCACCAGGGCCTGCTGCTCGCGTCCGGCGCCACGGTGGAAGCCGCCGCGGGACCGGAAGCCGGACGCTGGCAGCTCGGCGAATCCGTCAC
- a CDS encoding DUF4407 domain-containing protein: protein MTVTGLFTWLGGGRTSAITDRHERAGYAVTGAVVALFATISGAVGAAAAASTWPWWVALAAGILVATLTGTLARALATARPSGGPDRLGMTARVAVAVLAGGLIAELAAVVLFSGSVDRLLDEKAQRSVDSAPRVVATQGELDRAKADRAALEQAIGKAQTDIDQALVIARCEYNPAPECPRTRITGVPGRGPETQTANDMLDDARKQLAAAQGRVDAADRRIAADQNDLSAARTAAFDDADRGLGARWQAMNDYTMHDALPLRVLLIVAFVTLALLPLVLRWWRGETSFDRHNAARTVYDRAEREADAVIAVKQAEVRAEAEALRSEQQLTAARLAVEADTAIDRERQRTRIIAAIGGIEIGITEPPRRPELPAATADDRKDSAMPPEVTPNLPAPVTVAATPAAPPSGGGLELPLIGTVPFTDTAARFIRPLVPSFVANALDTATHPLRTARQAFEEVEEITFTLRRTRKVTVDGQSSHPQAVGYPFQPGSPEIAHAQHVAATVVDADYTAPPTPRYSSLPPTGAAGYGLPTGARREELPGQQRPELPGSDRRELPPGR from the coding sequence ATGACCGTCACCGGCTTGTTCACCTGGCTCGGCGGGGGTCGGACCAGCGCGATCACCGATCGCCACGAGCGCGCCGGGTATGCGGTCACCGGCGCTGTGGTGGCGTTGTTCGCGACGATCTCCGGTGCGGTCGGCGCCGCGGCCGCGGCGTCCACGTGGCCGTGGTGGGTCGCGCTCGCGGCGGGCATCCTGGTCGCCACACTGACCGGCACGCTCGCGCGGGCTCTGGCCACGGCGCGGCCGAGCGGAGGACCGGATCGGCTCGGGATGACCGCGCGCGTCGCGGTGGCCGTGCTGGCGGGCGGATTGATCGCCGAACTCGCCGCTGTCGTGCTGTTCAGCGGGTCCGTCGATCGGCTGCTGGACGAGAAGGCGCAACGGTCGGTGGACTCGGCGCCACGGGTCGTCGCGACGCAGGGCGAACTGGACCGGGCGAAAGCCGACCGGGCTGCCCTCGAACAGGCGATCGGCAAGGCACAGACGGATATCGACCAGGCCCTCGTGATCGCCCGCTGCGAGTACAACCCGGCCCCGGAGTGCCCCCGCACCAGGATCACCGGTGTGCCCGGCCGCGGCCCGGAGACGCAGACGGCCAACGACATGCTCGACGACGCCCGCAAGCAGCTCGCTGCCGCGCAGGGCCGGGTCGACGCCGCCGACCGCCGGATCGCCGCCGATCAGAACGACCTCTCGGCCGCACGAACCGCCGCCTTCGACGACGCCGACCGAGGGCTCGGCGCACGCTGGCAAGCGATGAACGACTACACGATGCACGACGCGCTGCCGCTGCGCGTTCTCCTCATCGTGGCGTTCGTCACGCTGGCCCTGCTGCCTCTGGTGCTGCGGTGGTGGCGGGGAGAGACGTCGTTCGACCGGCACAACGCGGCGCGCACGGTGTACGACCGCGCCGAGCGCGAAGCCGATGCGGTTATCGCGGTCAAGCAGGCCGAAGTGCGCGCCGAGGCCGAGGCCCTGCGCTCCGAACAGCAGCTCACCGCCGCCCGCCTCGCGGTGGAGGCGGACACGGCCATCGACCGGGAGCGGCAGCGCACTCGCATCATCGCGGCCATCGGCGGCATCGAGATCGGTATCACCGAGCCGCCGCGCCGCCCCGAACTTCCCGCCGCTACGGCGGACGATCGAAAGGACAGCGCCATGCCCCCCGAGGTGACGCCGAACCTACCGGCCCCCGTGACCGTCGCCGCCACACCGGCGGCGCCGCCCAGCGGCGGCGGTCTCGAGTTGCCGCTGATCGGCACGGTGCCGTTCACCGACACCGCGGCCCGTTTCATCCGGCCGCTGGTCCCGTCGTTCGTCGCCAACGCGCTCGACACGGCGACGCATCCGCTGCGTACCGCGCGGCAGGCATTCGAGGAAGTCGAGGAGATCACCTTCACGTTGCGGCGCACCCGCAAGGTCACCGTCGACGGCCAGAGTTCGCATCCGCAGGCCGTCGGCTACCCATTTCAGCCCGGCTCGCCCGAGATCGCGCACGCCCAGCACGTCGCTGCAACCGTTGTCGACGCCGACTACACCGCGCCGCCGACCCCTCGGTACTCCTCGCTTCCGCCGACCGGCGCCGCGGGCTACGGTCTGCCCACCGGCGCCCGCCGAGAAGAGCTGCCGGGACAGCAGCGCCCTGAACTCCCCGGCTCCGACCGCCGCGAGCTGCCGCCGGGCCGCTGA